The window TAAAGCCCCAGGTAACCCAGCTAGAGGATGCGGCAGATCCTTGGGAGATGAGGGCAGCGGTTTTAGAGGCTACGTTGGCGGTAGCTAGAGCGATATTTGATAGATAGTATTTCTCCTCGTCCTTTACGTCCTCTATTATGTTTTGTAGGTCTTCGATATCGGAGTAGTCTATGCCTACCTCTTTAGCCTTATAGCGGTTCTTTAACTCAACAAGTTTGTCTTGTAGAGCATTTTTCTGATCCTTATACTCCTTATATTGCTTTTTGGTCTGATTTAGCTGTTTTATCGCTTCTTGCAAGGCGATAGCCGCAGGAGCTATTTGAGCGTATTCGTTTTGAACGGTAAGAGATATGGAGCCTTCCAGATGCTTAGAGTTAGATGAGGAGCTTGCGGTATCGGTGGAATTTATTATATTTATATTTCCATCTTTGGATATTAAGTTAAGATCCTCTTCGGCCTTTAAGTTTGAGCCTATAACGCTTAGGCTATTATCCCCTCTAAGAGTTATATTTTTAGCTTCCATATTAGAAGAGACGGTCTCGGTACCGTATAGGTTCGTATTGGATTTATCGTATGAGGCATCGGCTAGCTTTACTTTAATGCTCGTATCCTTCTTAAGTTCGTCTAAGGACTTCGGCTTCATCTGACTTAGGATATCTTTTACTTTAGCAACAGATACGGAGGTGCTTTTTTGCAAGCTTTGTTCGCTATATTCGTTAGCGGCAGCGGATATCGTTAGGTTTTTGGCGTCTACATTTATATCTCCGCCCGCTTTCATATTTGAAGTTATAAAAGCTGTAGGAGAGTTTAAGCCTATATCGCCCGCAGCTTTGATATCGGATAGTTTAGATATACCTTCCTTTACCTGCTTGCTATTATAATCCGATCTATATATCTCAGTAAAGGTCTTGCCGCCTATCTTTTCTACTCCTATAGCAGCTATAGCATTTTCCGGAGCTATGATAGATGCTGCTACCAAACCGGAATATGTTAGAACCGATATAGGGTTGAATCTCGTTTTTTTATGGGCGCTTCGCTCCTCTTTATATTCCTTGGCTGCTAGGATATTTATGGAATTTCCCGCGCCTAAGTTTAGATTGCGTCCGCTTGAAATATCCGCAGATATTAAGCTTAGATCGTTCTTTGCTCTTAAGTTTATATCTGCTGTTTCGCTAGAGAGGGAGGAGCTTTGCAAATTTCGTTTATAAAGCGAGTGCATATCCATACTAGCTTTCAATCCACCCAAAGAGGATTTGGAGCTATTTTTATAGTTTAAGAAGCTATAGCTTAGAGGCGATATATTTATATTGTTTCCCGCCTGCATATCTATGGCTTCTTTAGCTTTTAACGCAGAGCCTGCTATATTAATATCGGCCTCTTGCGAGCTAAGCATTATATTTTTAGCGCTTATGCTAGTAGGCACTACGCTTTGATTTAAAGCTTTAGTAGTAGTGCTTTTTTTAGACGCAAAGCCCTTTTCTTTAAATTCGCTCTCGTAGTAGTTGCTATCGATATCCCCACTTAGATTTATGGAGTTCTTTGCCTGCAGCAAAGCATCTCCGCCGCGCGCATTAATATCCGCTCCGCTTATACCTATACCGCCTGCTTTAATTAGGATATTATCTTTGGCGTTAAGTTTAGAGCTTGTATTCTTAACGATATCCTCTTTATAGTATCCGCCCTTGCTTTTAAAGTTATAGCTTAGCTTCTCCTCCGCGCTATTTATGTCTACGCTCTTTGCGGCGTTTAGGATTAAATTTGCAGCCGAGTCTATGCTCGCTCCGGTTACGGTTATATCGCGAGCCGCATTTAATGCTACGCTGCCTTCGGTAGATTTTATATTTGAGATAGTGCCTATATAGGTGCTGCTTTGATCGCCGTAGGCTCTATTTAGGTTTATCTCTTTACTTAGAGTTTTATGTACTATATCTCTACCGGCGTTTAAGCTTACGCTGCGTCCTTGTATCAAAGAGGATGCGTTTATTATATCCTTTTTGGCCGATATGCTTAAGGCGTTCGCGGCGATGATGGAGGCGGAGTTTAAATTTGATACGCTGCCCGCTTTGAGGCTCATATTAGAGCCCGCGTAGATTATCCCTTCGTTTCTAAGATCGCCGTTTACGCTTAGATCTATGCTGCCTCCTGCGTATATCAAAGAAGGTGCGGAGCCAAGTAGAGTGCCGTCATCTTCCTCCGAAGAGTTCAAGGATGTCCTTTTTTTATCATAAAGCAAGCTTAGCTTATTGTGCATATATGAAAAATCCGGTATCAGCTCGCTATAAACGTAGAAGGTGTTATAAAATTTACTGCTTATAGGCGAAAAGAGATTGTTTATATAGCTAGGTCTAATGATATCTTGCATATCCGCTTCGTTATTAAGGCTAGGCGCAAGATCGTTTTTATTTAGATTTAAAGCGTTAGGATTACCGAGCCCCTTGCCTATTAGGGAGTAATCTATTTTAGAAAAAGCTTCCTTTATAAGAGCAGGAGCGTTACCAGAGTTTATCTGCCCGTGTGAGTTTAAATTTGAAATATCGCCCGCGTAGCCTTTTATATCTTTTTTAGCTCCTATTATGGAGATAATAGCAGGCTGGGAGTAGTAGATATTCTTTTGGTCGCTATAGCCGCCTTTACCGCCGTGGCTTTTATGTTTCCATCTATACTCCGCCTGGCTCGTTATACTATGATTTAGACTTAAAGAGCGGTTGTTTAGGCTCTTTACATTTAAAGATAGATCGTTATAGGCATAAATTACGCTCTTATCGTTATTTAGCTCATCTATGTTAAGGTTGCTATCCCCTGCGGAGATTATGTTTGAGCCCATAAATTTACTTAGGCTATCTTCAGTTATATACTCTTTATTGATGCTGTAGCTTATCTGCCTTAATCTCTCCTTCTTATGAGGCTTGCTTCTTCTTATGCCGAAAAGATTATCTTTTAAATTTAACATTATAGCGTCATATAGCCTAGTATCCTCCCCTGGAAGCCTAGTATTTTTATATAAGCTTAATACGTATAGATTCATATCCTGCTCGCTAAGCTCCTCCATGATCTTAGCGTTTAACTCGTCCTGGCTAATATTAGGATTTTGCTTAAGGATGCGCTCTTTTATCTCGGCTGCATTGACCTTTAAAGGGATGGCTACGCCGCTGCAACCCCAACCGTCACCATTGCAGGTAAAATCTATATTATAGCCGGTGCTTTGAACTCTCTTTACGGGCTCGTTAACCGAGCGGTTATTTAGCTTTTTAGTATTGATATTAAGAGCGCCCCTTGCATATATCAAAGAGGAGGCGTTGGTTATCTCGTCTGCCTTGCCCTCCCCGCCTCTTTCATTAAAAATATTTAAATTTCTTTGAGAGATGATGTTAGATAGCGCTTCGTTGCTAAGAAAGCTCGTATTTATAACTATATCCCCTCCGCTAAGTATATTGGACGCGTCTTGATTGAGGATATTTTTAGCGTTTAAAGCCATGCCGTCTTGCGCATAAACGAGGGCTTTTTTGTTTATTAGGCTTTCAGAGTTTGTTATCAGCTCGCCGCGCGCGATTAAAGAGCCTAAATTTAAAATTTGCTCCTTTGCTTTTAAAGCCAAATTTCTAAGTGCGGCTATGATGCTTTCGTTTTTGATACCCTTTGCGTTTATGATCAGATCTTTATTGGAGATCAGCCTTTGCAAGGCAATAAAATTTCCTTGTAGGTTTAAATATATATCGCCGCTTGCGTAGATCCCTCCGTTATAGCTCAAATCCTCCTTTAGCCCCAGATATAAACTACCGTCCGAGTTTAGCTTACCTAAAGCGCTAAGACTATCTAGGTTTAAAGCGAGATCTCCTTTGGAGCTTATAAGTCCCTCTTCATTATTAAGAGCGCCTTTGTTTATGATTAAATTTCCTCCGCTTAGGATAGAGCCCTTAGAATTATCTATGCTGTCGTAGCCCAAAAGAACGCCTCCTAGGGAGATGATCTTTGAGCTTTCGTTGCGTAGATTGTTGCCGCGCAAGCTTAAGCCCTCTTGTACTATAAAGGTAGAACCTGAAAGGTTATAAAAATTTGGAATTTCGGAATCCAATGCCCTTAATACCATTAGGCTATTATCATTTAAGAGACTCTCTTTTATATCCAAATAGCTTTCGTTTGAAAGTATCGCTCCGCCTATATTTGATATGTGATCCGCGCTTATTATGCTAAGCTCGTTTTTGGAAGGAGGAATAACTCCTGTTTTAAAAGAGTCTTTGCTCTCATCTAAGCTTAACTCCTTTAGTCTTTCGCTCTTAGCCGCTCCTATTACGGCTCTATCTTTGTTGCTTAGGCTTCTGGCCTCTATCTTTAAGGCGGAGCTTGAGCTTATGGAGCCTTTTATATTATCTAACCTATCGGCTTTTATCTTTAGAGTATTAGCCTGTATATTTCCTCTGTTTTCTACCGAGGAGGCTTTTATACCCAGATTGGAGGCTGAAATTTTAGAGCCCTTTTGGTTGGAGATGGTCTTTGAGCTGATTTGAGCCTGTCCGTTGGAACCCAGCTTTCCTTCATTTATCAGATCTCCGTTGGCGTCTATCTTTAAAGAGCTGTCCGCTAAGATAGCCCCTTTATTATTGATGCCCGCTCCATCTTTAGTAGATATTATATTTATCTTGCCCGCATACATTCCCCCTAGGGCTGAGGAGTCTATGGATACGCCCTTAGGATGCGATCCTCCTTCTTGCTCGATCTTTAAATTATCCTGCCTCAATCCGGAGTTTGTATTTTTTAAAGATACCTTACCGTCCGTCGCTACTACGTTTATCTCGTTTGCGTAAATTTTACCCTCCAGCTTTAGGCTATTAGATATTACGTTTAGATAATCTCCGTTATCGTTTAGGCCGTCCGCTCCTATATTTATAGAACCATCTTTGCTTATGTTTAGAGATTTAAGATGTCCGTTTTCATAGGAGGGCGTGGCGGTGCTTAACGTAGTGGAGGAGGAATTTATTATGGTAGCGCCGTTTACGTTGATGCCGCTAGGATTGGCGATGATGAG is drawn from Campylobacter sp. and contains these coding sequences:
- a CDS encoding filamentous hemagglutinin N-terminal domain-containing protein → MQIVGFNSIFNSSGRLGASTDTKGYFDVFTQVSKRLAALLLLSLLAPCFSYCEIIPDNSAPVNHRASVSQTPNAPAIQIDIASPNDKGISINEYSKLNTPKEGTVFNNSQGGAISKTAGYIPPNPRLNRGEAKLIINQVNSPLPSNLQGSIEIAGRKADLIIANPSGINVNGATIINSSSTTLSTATPSYENGHLKSLNISKDGSINIGADGLNDNGDYLNVISNSLKLEGKIYANEINVVATDGKVSLKNTNSGLRQDNLKIEQEGGSHPKGVSIDSSALGGMYAGKINIISTKDGAGINNKGAILADSSLKIDANGDLINEGKLGSNGQAQISSKTISNQKGSKISASNLGIKASSVENRGNIQANTLKIKADRLDNIKGSISSSSALKIEARSLSNKDRAVIGAAKSERLKELSLDESKDSFKTGVIPPSKNELSIISADHISNIGGAILSNESYLDIKESLLNDNSLMVLRALDSEIPNFYNLSGSTFIVQEGLSLRGNNLRNESSKIISLGGVLLGYDSIDNSKGSILSGGNLIINKGALNNEEGLISSKGDLALNLDSLSALGKLNSDGSLYLGLKEDLSYNGGIYASGDIYLNLQGNFIALQRLISNKDLIINAKGIKNESIIAALRNLALKAKEQILNLGSLIARGELITNSESLINKKALVYAQDGMALNAKNILNQDASNILSGGDIVINTSFLSNEALSNIISQRNLNIFNERGGEGKADEITNASSLIYARGALNINTKKLNNRSVNEPVKRVQSTGYNIDFTCNGDGWGCSGVAIPLKVNAAEIKERILKQNPNISQDELNAKIMEELSEQDMNLYVLSLYKNTRLPGEDTRLYDAIMLNLKDNLFGIRRSKPHKKERLRQISYSINKEYITEDSLSKFMGSNIISAGDSNLNIDELNNDKSVIYAYNDLSLNVKSLNNRSLSLNHSITSQAEYRWKHKSHGGKGGYSDQKNIYYSQPAIISIIGAKKDIKGYAGDISNLNSHGQINSGNAPALIKEAFSKIDYSLIGKGLGNPNALNLNKNDLAPSLNNEADMQDIIRPSYINNLFSPISSKFYNTFYVYSELIPDFSYMHNKLSLLYDKKRTSLNSSEEDDGTLLGSAPSLIYAGGSIDLSVNGDLRNEGIIYAGSNMSLKAGSVSNLNSASIIAANALSISAKKDIINASSLIQGRSVSLNAGRDIVHKTLSKEINLNRAYGDQSSTYIGTISNIKSTEGSVALNAARDITVTGASIDSAANLILNAAKSVDINSAEEKLSYNFKSKGGYYKEDIVKNTSSKLNAKDNILIKAGGIGISGADINARGGDALLQAKNSINLSGDIDSNYYESEFKEKGFASKKSTTTKALNQSVVPTSISAKNIMLSSQEADINIAGSALKAKEAIDMQAGNNINISPLSYSFLNYKNSSKSSLGGLKASMDMHSLYKRNLQSSSLSSETADINLRAKNDLSLISADISSGRNLNLGAGNSINILAAKEYKEERSAHKKTRFNPISVLTYSGLVAASIIAPENAIAAIGVEKIGGKTFTEIYRSDYNSKQVKEGISKLSDIKAAGDIGLNSPTAFITSNMKAGGDINVDAKNLTISAAANEYSEQSLQKSTSVSVAKVKDILSQMKPKSLDELKKDTSIKVKLADASYDKSNTNLYGTETVSSNMEAKNITLRGDNSLSVIGSNLKAEEDLNLISKDGNINIINSTDTASSSSNSKHLEGSISLTVQNEYAQIAPAAIALQEAIKQLNQTKKQYKEYKDQKNALQDKLVELKNRYKAKEVGIDYSDIEDLQNIIEDVKDEEKYYLSNIALATANVASKTAALISQGSAASSSWVTWGF